One region of Salinibacterium sp. TMP30 genomic DNA includes:
- the zwf gene encoding glucose-6-phosphate dehydrogenase, which produces MSPVEISADFNPLRLSSDRRLNRIAGPSGLVIFGVTGDLSRKKLMPAVYDLANRGLLPPGFALVGFARREWENQDFEKVVHDAVKQYARTPFDEDVWKQLAQGIRFVQGEFDDADAFERLKSTLNELDIERGTMGNHAFYLSIPPKSFPQVTEQLRNSGLAKQSDGQWRRVVIEKPFGSDLKTARELNDVVESVFPPDSVFRIDHYLGKETVQNILALRFANQLYEPLWNSHHVDHVQITMAEDIGVGGRAGYYDGIGAARDVIQNHLLQLLALTAMEEPVSFDPADLRAEKEKVLSAVRLPQNLSTHTARGQYAGGWQGGEKVDGFLEEEGMNPDSTTETYAAIRLDIGTRRWAGVPFYLRAGKRLGRRVTEIAVVFKRAPQYLFEESRTSALGQNALVIRVQPDEGVTIRFGSKVPGAEMHVRDVTMDFGYGHAFTEASPEAYERLILDVLLGDPPLFPRHEEVELSWKILDPIEEFWETQGAPEQYRPGTWGPQSADDLMERDGRVWRRP; this is translated from the coding sequence ATGTCCCCCGTTGAAATCAGCGCCGACTTTAACCCACTGCGGTTGAGTTCTGACCGCAGGCTCAACCGCATAGCTGGCCCAAGTGGGCTCGTGATATTCGGCGTAACCGGCGACCTTTCGCGTAAAAAACTGATGCCTGCGGTCTACGATCTTGCCAATCGGGGGCTGCTTCCCCCAGGTTTCGCACTCGTCGGTTTTGCGCGACGCGAATGGGAAAATCAAGATTTCGAGAAGGTCGTCCACGACGCAGTCAAGCAGTATGCGCGAACGCCTTTCGACGAAGATGTGTGGAAGCAACTAGCGCAGGGCATCCGCTTCGTTCAAGGTGAATTTGACGACGCGGACGCTTTCGAACGCTTAAAGTCAACGCTTAATGAGCTCGATATCGAACGCGGAACGATGGGCAACCACGCGTTCTACCTGTCGATTCCACCGAAGTCGTTTCCTCAGGTCACCGAACAACTTCGCAACTCGGGCCTCGCCAAGCAAAGCGACGGGCAATGGCGTCGAGTCGTTATCGAGAAGCCCTTCGGTAGCGACCTGAAGACTGCTCGTGAGCTCAACGATGTCGTGGAGTCCGTTTTCCCCCCCGACAGCGTTTTCCGCATTGACCACTACCTCGGCAAAGAAACGGTGCAGAATATTCTGGCGCTACGCTTTGCCAATCAGCTCTACGAACCCCTGTGGAACTCACACCACGTCGATCATGTGCAAATCACGATGGCTGAAGACATCGGGGTTGGTGGCCGTGCCGGCTACTACGACGGCATCGGCGCTGCCCGCGACGTCATCCAGAATCATCTCCTGCAGCTTCTTGCCCTCACAGCTATGGAGGAGCCGGTCTCGTTCGATCCCGCTGACCTGCGCGCTGAGAAGGAGAAAGTGCTCTCGGCAGTTCGGCTGCCACAAAATCTCTCCACGCACACCGCCAGAGGCCAGTACGCGGGCGGCTGGCAGGGCGGAGAGAAGGTCGACGGCTTCCTCGAAGAAGAGGGTATGAACCCAGATTCGACCACGGAAACGTATGCAGCGATTCGGCTCGACATCGGAACGCGACGCTGGGCAGGGGTGCCGTTCTACCTGCGAGCAGGCAAGCGCCTAGGGCGCCGTGTCACCGAGATTGCCGTCGTGTTCAAGCGCGCGCCACAGTACCTTTTTGAAGAGAGTCGCACATCAGCCCTCGGGCAGAACGCCCTCGTAATTCGTGTGCAGCCCGATGAGGGTGTGACGATTCGCTTCGGATCTAAGGTGCCCGGTGCAGAAATGCACGTGCGTGACGTCACGATGGACTTCGGATACGGTCACGCGTTCACCGAAGCGAGTCCTGAAGCATATGAGCGACTCATCCTTGATGTGCTGCTTGGCGACCCTCCGCTCTTCCCGCGACATGAAGAGGTCGAATTGAGCTGGAAAATTCTGGATCCTATCGAGGAGTTCTGGGAAACTCAGGGAGCGCCCGA
- a CDS encoding glucose-6-phosphate isomerase gives MSVKLAVSGAAAEAVERIVPQLVNDLVASRITGGDATLWGPEAEEESAKRLGWVEAVSVGRPLVHDIYVLRDKLRSDGVNHFVLGGMGGSSLAPEVITRTYGVELTVLDSTDPAQVLSALGDRLATTAVIISSKSGSTLETDSQKRIYEKYFTDAGIDPRERIVIVTDPGSPMDVAARETGYRVFNADPNVGGRYSALTAFGLVPSGLAGVDLNELLDEAEAVMVELAVDERHNPGLILGAAIAGTDPLKDKLGIVTDGTHILGFGDWAEQLIAESTGKLGKGLLPVVLKTDSPEIAEELDDLQIVRLVGDWDDTKEVVDGEIEIAGSLGGQLLLWEYATVVAGRILGINPFDQPDVEAAKVAARELIDNPVPPKAPAFTVGDIEVRGADDIVGDSSDLAGVISSLFSYLDDDGYVAIQAYADRIAYPELAEIRERAAARTKRPVTFGWGPRFLHSTGQFHKGGPAIGVFLQIITVEDTDLHIPDRPFTFGQFIRAQAAGDASVLAEHGRPVLSLTVTNPKVSLPLLLNAIG, from the coding sequence ATGAGTGTCAAGCTCGCCGTTTCTGGTGCTGCGGCCGAAGCTGTGGAAAGAATCGTTCCGCAGCTCGTCAACGATCTGGTTGCCAGCCGCATCACTGGCGGCGACGCCACACTGTGGGGCCCAGAGGCTGAAGAAGAGTCCGCAAAGCGACTCGGGTGGGTTGAGGCCGTTTCCGTCGGCCGCCCGCTTGTCCACGACATTTATGTGCTTCGAGACAAGCTTCGCTCGGATGGCGTCAATCACTTTGTTCTCGGCGGGATGGGCGGCTCTTCGCTCGCCCCCGAGGTGATCACGCGCACCTATGGCGTCGAACTCACCGTGTTGGACTCCACCGATCCCGCTCAGGTGCTGAGCGCTCTCGGCGACCGTTTAGCAACTACTGCCGTGATCATTTCGTCAAAATCCGGCTCCACCCTTGAGACAGACTCTCAGAAACGCATCTACGAAAAGTACTTCACTGATGCCGGAATCGACCCGCGTGAACGAATCGTAATTGTGACTGATCCTGGTTCGCCGATGGACGTCGCTGCTCGCGAAACTGGCTACCGCGTATTCAATGCAGATCCCAACGTGGGTGGTCGCTATTCTGCGCTGACCGCATTCGGTCTCGTACCGTCTGGTCTCGCTGGCGTCGACCTCAACGAGCTTCTGGATGAGGCAGAAGCCGTGATGGTTGAACTTGCCGTTGATGAGCGACACAATCCTGGGTTGATCCTAGGCGCAGCAATCGCCGGAACTGACCCGCTCAAAGATAAGCTCGGCATTGTCACCGATGGCACACACATTCTTGGTTTCGGCGATTGGGCAGAGCAGCTTATTGCCGAGTCAACGGGCAAGCTGGGCAAGGGACTCCTTCCCGTTGTTCTAAAAACCGATTCCCCCGAGATTGCAGAAGAACTCGACGACCTGCAGATTGTCCGTTTGGTTGGTGACTGGGACGACACAAAAGAGGTTGTTGACGGAGAAATCGAGATTGCGGGTTCGCTTGGCGGACAACTTCTCCTGTGGGAATACGCGACAGTAGTCGCGGGGCGGATCCTCGGAATCAACCCGTTTGACCAGCCGGATGTTGAAGCAGCCAAGGTTGCCGCTCGAGAGCTTATCGACAACCCCGTTCCGCCTAAGGCCCCCGCATTCACTGTCGGAGACATCGAGGTCCGCGGCGCTGACGACATCGTGGGCGATAGCAGCGACCTTGCCGGAGTGATCTCATCACTTTTTTCGTACCTCGATGATGACGGTTATGTTGCGATTCAGGCCTACGCCGACCGCATCGCGTATCCCGAGTTGGCTGAGATCCGTGAACGTGCGGCTGCACGGACCAAGCGCCCCGTCACCTTCGGGTGGGGTCCTCGCTTCTTGCACTCCACGGGACAATTCCACAAGGGTGGCCCCGCAATTGGTGTGTTCCTACAGATCATTACGGTCGAAGATACCGATCTTCACATCCCTGACCGTCCATTCACATTCGGACAATTCATCCGCGCACAGGCAGCCGGCGACGCCAGTGTTCTTGCCGAACACGGTCGACCAGTATTGAGTTTGACGGTCACGAACCCCAAAGTTTCGTTGCCATTGCTGCTCAACGCGATCGGATAG
- the tal gene encoding transaldolase — translation MTNETPTTALSNLGVSIWLDDLSRERINSGGLESLIESRNVVGVTTNPTIFASALAKGEAYDEQVAGLAAAGKTVTEAVFEITTDDVASASDIFRPVYDATGGRDGRVSIEVEPGLAHDAAGTIAQAQQLWAKVARENAMIKIPATVEGLEAITETIAAGISVNVTLIFSLARHRDVIEAYLIGLEKAQAAGHDLSKIHSVASFFVSRVDTEIDKRLDAIGTDDAKSLKSKAGVANARLAYQVYNAAFSTERARALIAAGANKQRPLWASTGVKDPSLPDTLYVTELAVGETVNTMPEKTLEATFDHGVISGEQVTANYDAANITLDALNALGISYDEVTELLEKEGVEKFIVSWNELLDTVSAALEAAK, via the coding sequence ATGACAAACGAAACACCCACCACTGCACTCTCGAATCTCGGAGTGAGTATTTGGCTTGACGATCTGTCGCGCGAACGCATCAACTCGGGAGGCTTGGAGTCGCTGATCGAGTCTCGCAACGTTGTTGGCGTCACAACCAACCCCACAATCTTCGCGTCGGCTTTGGCCAAGGGCGAAGCGTACGACGAACAGGTTGCTGGTCTTGCTGCTGCAGGCAAGACGGTGACTGAAGCTGTATTCGAGATCACTACCGACGATGTTGCTTCCGCTAGCGACATTTTCCGCCCCGTGTACGACGCGACCGGCGGTCGCGATGGCCGGGTGTCGATCGAGGTGGAGCCAGGGCTCGCACACGATGCCGCAGGCACCATTGCCCAGGCACAGCAGTTGTGGGCAAAGGTTGCCCGCGAGAACGCGATGATCAAGATCCCCGCGACCGTTGAGGGCCTTGAAGCGATCACAGAGACCATTGCTGCTGGCATCAGCGTCAACGTCACACTTATTTTCAGCCTCGCGCGCCACCGCGACGTCATTGAGGCTTACCTGATTGGACTCGAGAAGGCGCAGGCCGCCGGTCATGATCTCTCGAAGATCCACTCGGTTGCGTCATTCTTCGTGTCACGTGTAGATACTGAGATCGACAAGCGTCTCGACGCTATCGGTACCGACGATGCCAAGTCGCTCAAGAGCAAGGCGGGTGTCGCTAACGCTCGCCTCGCATATCAGGTATACAACGCCGCTTTCTCGACTGAGCGCGCTCGGGCATTGATTGCCGCTGGCGCCAACAAGCAGCGCCCCCTGTGGGCTTCGACCGGCGTGAAGGACCCGAGCCTGCCCGACACCTTGTACGTCACGGAGCTCGCGGTCGGAGAAACGGTAAACACCATGCCCGAGAAGACCCTCGAGGCAACCTTCGATCACGGGGTAATTTCTGGCGAACAGGTAACTGCAAACTACGACGCAGCAAACATCACCTTGGACGCATTGAACGCTTTGGGGATCTCGTACGACGAAGTCACCGAGTTGCTCGAAAAAGAGGGCGTCGAGAAGTTCATCGTCTCGTGGAACGAACTGCTCGATACTGTTTCGGCAGCGCTTGAGGCCGCAAAATGA